A single genomic interval of Arachis duranensis cultivar V14167 chromosome 7, aradu.V14167.gnm2.J7QH, whole genome shotgun sequence harbors:
- the LOC107458013 gene encoding glycine-rich protein DOT1-like, whose protein sequence is MEEGDAAGRGKGGRRGRGSRRRARGAGHDQGDHSDDDDGGHQHGPDGGDDAGHAGVGGVSPHHGGHDGEWYGSGMGDGSSQGGGGLGLGLLCEYFVCVPGDDQTLQDSTP, encoded by the coding sequence ATGGAGGAGGGTGACGCGGCGGGTAGGGGTAAAGGTGGACGACGAGGGCGTGGCAGTAGACGTAGAGCGCGTGGTGCGGGGCATGATCAAGGTGATCACAGTGACGATGATGACGGCGGTCATCAGCACGGTCCAGACGGGGGAGACGATGCAGGCCATGCTGGAGTAGGGGGTGTTAGTCCCCATCACGGCGGGCATGATGGAGAGTGGTACGGGTCCGGTATGGGAGATGGTTCTAGCCAGGGTGGCGGTGGACTTGGTTTAGGGCTGCTATGCGAGTACTTCGTGTGTGTCCCCGGTGACGACCAGACACTTCAGGATAGTACCCCATAG